Proteins encoded by one window of Micromonospora coxensis:
- a CDS encoding DUF1800 domain-containing protein: MADQNVPPRGPWDDRGGNPGRHPYAPQYQGPGDLTPGYPAAPPARGPQWVGPEGLGRQSFHQPAGTGLPTLDDDDEPGRRTGRRRALATIGGVAAVVAGGAALAPTVRGFFDDGTVAGDATGTTVTDGTAARPSGQQPSRVRTYTEQNESYMGSRAGAVLKKNSPTGGRLFSGPASAAAETPVTVKTVLAKDPIRHLASRATFGATPKVLADIRRMGIDGWIRWQLDPEKIAPSPAELKLAELPSLKLSPQQLREQRDQLNERGVQPEKEMVDATLARQIWSERQLFEVMVDFWNDFLHVAADFDGGEAYRNSFDRDVVRAHALGSYPDMLVAANRHPALLLYLNQNDSRADAVNENLARENLELYSVGVDGGYTEKDVRQAALLQTGRGVQDGRYVFRANQHYRGKVKILGFTHANASDDPKQADAAIDAYLRYIALHPSTAQYVARSLATRFVSDTPPKSLVDRLAKTYTVNKGMVKPLLMTLFSSSEFWAAVGQKVRRPMEYLIATYRTLNVRPEASPAFKQDGGRPAFARGLRQIHDKLRQLGQYPMGQPTPDGYPDVYVAWTSAGTMVSGWNEAGDLLAGYRTEFTFTPAENLVARPPATAGAYVDALAQRLVHQKLSAKEKALILSVAGVPAGAKVDATFNGAVTAVARAILASPQHHLR, from the coding sequence ATGGCCGACCAGAACGTGCCACCGCGTGGACCGTGGGACGACCGCGGTGGGAACCCCGGACGACACCCGTACGCCCCGCAGTACCAGGGACCGGGGGACCTGACCCCCGGGTACCCGGCCGCACCGCCGGCCCGGGGTCCGCAGTGGGTCGGCCCGGAAGGGCTCGGCCGGCAGAGCTTCCACCAGCCGGCCGGCACCGGACTGCCCACCCTGGACGATGACGACGAGCCGGGCCGCCGCACCGGCCGGCGGCGTGCCCTGGCGACCATCGGCGGCGTCGCCGCCGTGGTGGCCGGCGGCGCGGCCCTCGCCCCGACGGTGCGCGGGTTCTTCGACGACGGCACGGTCGCCGGCGACGCCACCGGCACCACCGTCACCGACGGCACCGCCGCCCGCCCCAGCGGCCAGCAGCCGAGCCGGGTGCGCACCTACACCGAGCAGAACGAGAGCTACATGGGCTCCCGGGCCGGGGCGGTGCTGAAGAAGAACAGCCCCACCGGCGGCCGGCTCTTCTCCGGCCCGGCCTCCGCCGCCGCCGAGACCCCGGTGACGGTGAAGACCGTCCTGGCCAAGGACCCGATCCGGCACCTGGCCAGCCGGGCCACCTTCGGCGCCACGCCCAAGGTGCTCGCCGACATCCGGCGGATGGGCATCGACGGCTGGATCCGCTGGCAGCTCGACCCGGAGAAGATCGCGCCGAGCCCGGCCGAGCTGAAGCTCGCCGAGCTGCCCAGCCTCAAGCTGAGCCCGCAGCAGCTGCGCGAGCAGCGCGACCAGCTCAACGAGCGGGGCGTGCAGCCGGAGAAGGAGATGGTGGACGCCACGCTGGCCCGCCAGATCTGGTCCGAGCGCCAGCTCTTCGAGGTGATGGTCGACTTCTGGAACGACTTCCTGCACGTCGCCGCCGACTTCGACGGCGGTGAGGCCTACCGCAACTCCTTCGACCGGGACGTCGTACGGGCCCACGCCCTGGGCAGCTACCCGGACATGCTGGTCGCCGCGAACCGGCACCCGGCGCTGCTGCTCTACCTGAACCAGAACGACTCGCGCGCCGACGCGGTCAACGAGAACCTGGCCCGGGAGAACCTGGAGCTGTACTCGGTCGGCGTCGACGGTGGATACACCGAGAAGGACGTGCGGCAGGCGGCCCTGTTGCAGACCGGGCGGGGCGTCCAGGACGGCAGGTACGTCTTCCGCGCCAACCAGCACTACCGGGGCAAGGTGAAGATCCTCGGCTTCACCCACGCCAACGCCTCCGACGACCCGAAGCAGGCCGACGCGGCCATCGACGCCTACCTGCGCTACATCGCCCTGCACCCGTCGACCGCCCAGTACGTGGCACGCAGCCTGGCCACCCGGTTCGTCTCGGACACCCCGCCGAAGTCCCTGGTGGACCGGCTGGCCAAGACGTACACGGTCAACAAGGGCATGGTGAAGCCCCTGCTGATGACGCTGTTCAGCTCCTCGGAGTTCTGGGCCGCGGTCGGGCAGAAGGTGCGCCGGCCGATGGAGTACCTGATCGCCACCTACCGCACCCTCAACGTCCGGCCCGAGGCGTCGCCGGCCTTCAAGCAGGACGGCGGACGGCCCGCCTTCGCCCGCGGCCTGCGGCAGATCCACGACAAGCTGCGCCAGCTCGGCCAGTACCCGATGGGCCAGCCCACCCCGGACGGCTACCCCGACGTCTACGTCGCCTGGACCTCCGCCGGAACGATGGTCAGCGGCTGGAACGAGGCCGGGGACCTGCTCGCCGGCTACCGCACCGAGTTCACGTTCACGCCGGCCGAAAACCTGGTGGCCCGGCCGCCGGCGACCGCCGGGGCGTACGTGGACGCGCTCGCCCAGCGGCTGGTGCACCAGAAGCTGAGCGCCAAGGAGAAGGCGCTGATCCTGAGCGTGGCCGGCGTCCCGGCCGGTGCGAAGGTCGACGCGACGTTCAACGGGGCCGTCACCGCCGTCGCGCGGGCGATCCTCGCTTCCCCCCAGCACCACCTCCGGTGA
- a CDS encoding DUF3040 domain-containing protein, with translation MLSKEDQRRFEQITRHLRESDPKFFARLDHRARARRGRWLMLLTIVLWASLPAMTVLAGRLAGAICAVVLAVNAALMWRFRRRWL, from the coding sequence ATGCTCAGCAAAGAGGATCAGCGCAGATTCGAACAGATCACCCGGCACCTCCGGGAGAGCGACCCGAAGTTCTTCGCGAGACTCGACCATCGGGCGCGAGCCCGGCGCGGGCGCTGGCTGATGCTGCTCACGATCGTGCTCTGGGCGTCGCTGCCGGCGATGACCGTACTGGCCGGACGGCTGGCGGGGGCGATCTGTGCCGTGGTGTTGGCGGTCAACGCCGCGCTCATGTGGCGCTTCCGCCGCCGCTGGCTGTAA
- a CDS encoding SWIM zinc finger family protein produces MNHPDSTPGPDSTSGPDSTSGPDTGSRADGAGAGGGGGPEGAGRFADFGRPRRVDGGLRARSTRGAIGVSWWSRRFLEVLESFALGTRLTRGRSYARRGQVLRLDVTPGRVTASVQGSRAEPYRVTIAVAPFPAALWDTVERDLAGQAFFSARLLAGDLPAELEQVFADAGAPLFPAGVHELTQRCSCPDFAVPCKHLAATFYLLAEAFDADPFQLLHWRGRSRDELLDRLRTLRAAAAGLDATAAPSGADVAVAAAPSGADAAVAAARTGTRGGPTDEAAPAAGAARVLAGLPATPLDEAVDRFWLPPVPLPDRPPTLATGPELLLRQLGAPAPAIGGPGLLERLRRGYRSFGGA; encoded by the coding sequence GTGAACCACCCGGACTCCACGCCCGGCCCGGACTCCACGTCCGGCCCGGACTCCACGTCCGGCCCGGATACCGGATCCCGCGCGGACGGTGCCGGGGCCGGTGGCGGTGGCGGCCCGGAGGGCGCGGGGCGGTTCGCCGACTTCGGCCGTCCGCGCCGGGTCGACGGCGGGCTCAGGGCGCGCAGCACCCGGGGCGCGATCGGCGTGTCCTGGTGGTCGCGGCGCTTCCTGGAGGTGCTGGAGTCGTTCGCGCTCGGCACCCGGCTCACCCGTGGCCGCTCGTACGCGCGGCGGGGCCAGGTGCTCCGGCTCGACGTGACGCCCGGCCGGGTGACGGCGAGCGTGCAGGGCTCCCGGGCCGAGCCGTACCGGGTCACCATCGCGGTGGCGCCGTTCCCGGCGGCGCTCTGGGACACGGTCGAGCGGGACCTCGCCGGGCAGGCGTTCTTCAGCGCCCGGCTGCTCGCCGGTGACCTCCCGGCCGAACTGGAGCAGGTGTTCGCCGACGCGGGCGCGCCGCTCTTCCCGGCCGGGGTCCACGAGTTGACCCAGCGGTGCAGCTGCCCCGACTTCGCGGTGCCCTGCAAGCACCTCGCCGCGACGTTCTACCTGCTCGCCGAGGCGTTCGACGCGGACCCGTTCCAGTTGCTGCACTGGCGGGGCCGCAGCCGGGACGAACTGCTCGACCGGCTGCGTACGCTGCGCGCCGCAGCCGCCGGGCTGGACGCGACCGCCGCGCCGTCCGGAGCGGACGTGGCAGTGGCCGCCGCGCCGTCCGGAGCGGACGCGGCAGTGGCCGCCGCGCGGACGGGCACCCGGGGCGGTCCGACGGACGAGGCCGCTCCGGCCGCCGGTGCGGCGCGGGTGCTCGCGGGTCTGCCCGCGACCCCGCTCGACGAGGCGGTGGACCGGTTCTGGCTGCCGCCGGTGCCGCTGCCGGACCGCCCGCCCACCCTGGCGACCGGCCCGGAACTGCTGCTGCGGCAACTCGGCGCGCCCGCCCCTGCGATCGGCGGTCCCGGGCTGCTGGAGCGGCTGCGACGCGGGTACCGGAGCTTCGGCGGCGCGTGA
- a CDS encoding DEAD/DEAH box helicase — protein MLVIHGVWLVGAGLAVWAEDSALPARAPRRPGRAPRERPHPFAADHATLAAALGDLPAVAGSLPLTLPTRAGSPLDSPELVRTTVVEPVRGPVALAGWRAPVLAYDPDDALALLRTLDGCPAVPGATLRHLAELADFAVDLVARGRVLPGLADRPPMSPATLVGATTPTPAAVGGADVHTAAAPGAAGDADATGVAVPTSGDPDAAAGRWRLPGVADGHRPAWAVWRPLLTGADASWARSLALALPPAARAAAVGLPPGTGVSAGAGVSAGTGARPGRDDGAGALVADALDALTDAAARRALTDVDLARGGRRDGVVGGWLTALTGPDRGFTAEPDALRTLRTELDAWQRDAAGGAVRASFRLVEPEAEEIVDPLVVVPADPGTVVRRDGRWRVEFGLQAADEPGLHVGAGQVWRAPETVPALVGPLGSPQETLLAELGRAGRLWPELDAALRTATPEELALDAEGAHRFLRDGAPVLHAAGFGVLLPSWWQRPSARLGARLRARGRTAPGTVADAAGGLGLDALVDYRWEVALGDETVDADELAALAALKTPLVRLRGRWVELDPKRLAAGLRLLRSAGELTVADLLRLGLAEGDRPEELPVLEVSADGPLGDLLAGEAERRLTPLDPPPAFKGTLRPYQRRGLAWLTFLQSLGLGGILADDMGLGKTVQLLALLAGDPPDAGPTLLVCPMSLVGNWQREAAKFTPGLRVHVHHGADRARGAQFEEAVHAADLVLTTYSVAARDAVALASLAWHRVVVDEAQAIKNASTRQAEAVRSLPARHRVAVTGTPVENRLADLWSIMQFANPGLLGPASSFKQSYAVPIERHGDAETAARLRRMTGPFVLRRLKTDSSIISDLPEKLEMEVVCNLTTEQASLYRAIVDDMLAKIESSDGMERRGLVLATMTRLKQVCNHPAQLLRDGSALPGRSGKLERLDEILDEVLAAGEKALLFTQYAEFGGMLRGHLSARFGREVLFLHGGVGKADRDAMVTRFQSPDGPSVFVLSLKAGGTGLTLTAANHVVHVDRWWNPAVEDQATDRAFRIGQRRRVQVRKFVCAGTVEEKVAAMIADKRSLAASVVGSGEQWVTELSTDRLRELFTLEAGAVVE, from the coding sequence GTGCTGGTCATCCACGGGGTGTGGCTGGTCGGTGCCGGTCTCGCCGTCTGGGCCGAGGACAGCGCACTGCCGGCGCGCGCGCCGCGCCGGCCCGGCCGCGCGCCCCGCGAACGTCCGCACCCGTTCGCCGCCGACCACGCCACGCTGGCCGCCGCGCTCGGCGACCTCCCGGCGGTGGCCGGGTCCCTGCCGCTCACCCTCCCCACCCGCGCCGGCTCGCCGCTGGACTCGCCCGAGTTGGTCCGGACCACCGTCGTCGAGCCGGTGCGCGGTCCGGTCGCCCTCGCCGGGTGGCGCGCTCCCGTGCTCGCGTACGACCCGGACGACGCGCTGGCCCTGCTGCGTACCCTCGACGGCTGCCCGGCCGTGCCGGGCGCCACCCTGCGTCACCTCGCCGAGCTGGCCGACTTCGCGGTCGACCTGGTCGCCCGGGGGCGGGTGCTGCCCGGCCTCGCCGACCGGCCGCCGATGTCGCCGGCCACCCTGGTCGGCGCGACCACCCCCACACCCGCCGCAGTCGGCGGCGCGGACGTGCACACCGCCGCCGCGCCGGGTGCGGCCGGTGACGCGGACGCCACCGGCGTCGCCGTACCCACCTCCGGCGACCCGGACGCGGCGGCCGGGCGGTGGCGGCTCCCCGGCGTGGCCGACGGTCACCGGCCGGCGTGGGCGGTGTGGCGACCCCTGCTCACCGGCGCCGACGCGAGCTGGGCCCGGTCGCTGGCGCTGGCCCTGCCCCCGGCCGCCCGCGCCGCCGCCGTCGGGCTCCCGCCCGGTACCGGCGTCTCGGCGGGCGCCGGCGTCTCGGCGGGCACCGGTGCCCGCCCCGGCCGGGACGACGGCGCCGGGGCGCTGGTCGCCGACGCGCTGGACGCCCTGACCGACGCCGCCGCCCGGCGCGCCCTCACCGACGTCGACCTGGCCCGGGGCGGCCGGCGCGACGGTGTGGTCGGCGGCTGGCTGACGGCGCTGACCGGCCCGGACCGGGGGTTCACCGCCGAGCCCGACGCGCTGCGCACCCTGCGTACCGAACTGGACGCCTGGCAGCGCGACGCGGCCGGTGGCGCGGTACGGGCCAGTTTCCGCCTGGTCGAGCCGGAGGCCGAGGAGATCGTCGACCCGCTCGTGGTGGTCCCGGCGGACCCGGGCACGGTGGTCCGCCGCGACGGCCGGTGGCGGGTCGAGTTCGGTCTCCAGGCCGCCGACGAGCCCGGCCTGCACGTCGGGGCCGGCCAGGTGTGGCGGGCGCCGGAGACGGTACCCGCGCTGGTCGGGCCGCTGGGCAGCCCGCAGGAGACGCTCCTGGCCGAGCTGGGCCGGGCCGGCCGGCTCTGGCCGGAGCTGGACGCGGCGCTGCGCACCGCGACGCCGGAGGAGTTGGCGCTGGACGCCGAGGGGGCCCACCGGTTCCTGCGCGACGGCGCGCCGGTGCTGCACGCCGCCGGGTTCGGGGTGCTGCTGCCCTCCTGGTGGCAGCGCCCGTCGGCGCGGCTCGGCGCGCGGCTGCGGGCGCGCGGGCGGACCGCCCCCGGCACGGTGGCCGACGCCGCCGGTGGGCTCGGCCTGGACGCCCTGGTCGACTACCGGTGGGAGGTGGCGCTCGGCGACGAGACGGTCGACGCCGACGAGTTGGCCGCGCTCGCCGCGCTGAAGACGCCGCTGGTCCGGCTGCGCGGCCGGTGGGTGGAGCTGGACCCGAAGCGGCTCGCCGCCGGACTGCGCCTGCTGCGCTCCGCCGGCGAGCTGACCGTCGCGGACCTGCTCCGGCTCGGCCTCGCCGAGGGCGACCGGCCCGAGGAGCTGCCGGTGCTGGAGGTGAGCGCCGACGGCCCGTTGGGCGACCTGCTCGCCGGCGAGGCCGAGCGCCGGCTCACCCCGCTCGACCCGCCGCCCGCGTTCAAGGGCACCCTGCGGCCGTACCAGCGGCGCGGGCTGGCCTGGCTGACCTTCCTGCAGTCGCTCGGTCTCGGCGGGATCCTCGCCGACGACATGGGGCTGGGCAAGACGGTGCAGCTGCTCGCCCTGCTCGCCGGGGACCCGCCCGACGCCGGGCCGACCCTGCTGGTCTGTCCGATGTCGCTGGTCGGCAACTGGCAGCGGGAGGCGGCGAAGTTCACTCCCGGGCTGCGGGTGCACGTGCACCACGGCGCGGACCGGGCCCGGGGCGCACAGTTCGAGGAGGCGGTGCACGCCGCCGACCTCGTGCTCACCACGTACTCGGTGGCCGCCCGGGACGCGGTCGCGCTCGCCTCGCTGGCCTGGCACCGGGTCGTCGTGGACGAGGCGCAGGCGATCAAGAACGCCTCGACCCGGCAGGCCGAGGCGGTGCGGTCGCTGCCGGCCCGGCACCGGGTCGCGGTCACCGGCACGCCGGTGGAGAACCGCCTCGCCGACCTCTGGTCGATCATGCAGTTCGCCAACCCGGGGCTGCTCGGTCCCGCGTCCAGCTTCAAGCAGTCGTACGCGGTGCCGATCGAACGGCACGGCGACGCGGAGACGGCCGCCCGGCTGCGCCGGATGACCGGTCCCTTCGTGCTGCGCCGGCTCAAGACCGACTCCTCGATCATCTCCGACCTGCCCGAGAAGCTGGAGATGGAGGTGGTCTGCAACCTGACCACCGAGCAGGCGTCGCTCTACCGGGCGATCGTCGACGACATGCTGGCGAAGATCGAGTCCAGCGACGGGATGGAGCGGCGGGGTCTGGTGCTGGCCACCATGACCCGGCTCAAGCAGGTCTGCAACCACCCGGCCCAGTTGCTGCGGGACGGCTCCGCCCTGCCCGGGCGCTCGGGCAAGCTGGAACGGCTGGACGAGATCCTCGACGAGGTCCTCGCGGCCGGGGAGAAGGCCCTGCTCTTCACCCAGTACGCCGAGTTCGGCGGGATGCTGCGCGGTCATCTGTCGGCCCGCTTCGGCCGGGAGGTGCTCTTCCTGCACGGCGGGGTCGGCAAGGCCGACCGGGACGCGATGGTGACCCGCTTCCAGTCCCCGGACGGCCCGTCGGTCTTCGTGCTGTCGCTCAAGGCCGGTGGCACCGGGCTCACTCTCACCGCCGCCAACCACGTGGTGCACGTGGACCGCTGGTGGAACCCGGCGGTGGAGGACCAGGCCACCGACCGGGCGTTCCGGATCGGCCAGCGCCGGCGGGTGCAGGTCCGCAAGTTCGTCTGCGCCGGCACCGTGGAGGAGAAGGTGGCCGCGATGATCGCCGACAAGCGCAGCCTGGCCGCCTCGGTGGTGGGCAGCGGCGAGCAGTGGGTCACCGAGCTGTCCACCGACCGACTGCGTGAACTGTTCACCCTGGAGGCCGGGGCGGTGGTCGAGTGA
- a CDS encoding carbohydrate kinase family protein — MFDLLVIGGLGVDLRVHVPAIPPPAADSMTVPPIRARIGNTGAGVALAAHALGLRVALVDVLGADPAGAVVRAALARTSVHTVLGDSPGGTRQSVNLVDPAGRRMSLYDPAPWTGADAPFGDDRLAALVRDAAHVHVSIMDWARDRLPVLRAALPDGVALSTDLHDWDGQNPYHRPFAEAADLVFVSGVRLGDDAPALAAALAPRTVLVTRGADGADLYPGDGTRHHVPATVPPAPVVDSNGAGDAFAAALIAGRLAGGTVPDAAAHAARVAAAACTHDGMEYPPGLLPTR; from the coding sequence ATGTTCGACCTCCTTGTGATCGGTGGCCTGGGTGTGGACCTGCGGGTGCACGTGCCGGCCATCCCGCCGCCGGCCGCCGATTCGATGACCGTCCCGCCGATCCGGGCCCGGATCGGCAACACCGGCGCCGGGGTGGCGCTGGCCGCGCACGCCCTCGGGCTGCGGGTGGCCCTGGTCGACGTGCTCGGCGCCGACCCGGCCGGCGCGGTGGTCCGGGCGGCGCTGGCCCGGACCTCGGTGCACACCGTGCTCGGGGACAGCCCCGGCGGCACCCGGCAGTCGGTGAACCTGGTGGACCCGGCGGGACGGCGGATGTCGCTGTACGACCCGGCCCCGTGGACGGGAGCGGACGCCCCGTTCGGCGACGACCGGCTCGCCGCGCTGGTCCGCGACGCCGCCCACGTGCACGTCTCGATCATGGACTGGGCGCGGGACCGGCTGCCGGTGCTGCGCGCGGCACTGCCCGACGGGGTGGCGCTCTCCACCGACCTGCACGACTGGGACGGGCAGAACCCCTACCACCGCCCGTTCGCCGAGGCGGCGGACCTGGTCTTCGTCAGTGGCGTACGGCTGGGCGACGACGCGCCCGCGCTCGCCGCCGCGCTGGCGCCCCGTACGGTGCTGGTGACCCGGGGCGCGGACGGCGCCGACCTGTACCCGGGCGACGGCACCCGTCACCACGTGCCGGCCACCGTGCCGCCCGCCCCGGTGGTCGACAGCAACGGCGCCGGGGACGCCTTCGCCGCCGCGCTGATCGCCGGTCGGCTGGCCGGCGGCACGGTGCCCGACGCGGCCGCGCACGCCGCCCGGGTCGCCGCCGCGGCCTGCACCCACGACGGCATGGAGTACCCGCCCGGCCTGCTGCCGACCCGCTGA
- a CDS encoding DinB family protein: MAEIPIDPTLAPVLARTGDERAVLEAFLDFHRSVVLRKVRGLTDAAATRRLVPSATTLAGLVKHLAIIERNWFPILLAPAPGERFPTTEEDAAESFALAEGETLESLVEAYEAACARSREVVARFPLDHVVGQPQLGEVSVRWILVHMIEETARHAGHADILRELTDGETGAV; this comes from the coding sequence ATGGCGGAGATCCCGATCGACCCCACTCTCGCGCCCGTGCTGGCCCGCACCGGCGACGAGCGCGCCGTCCTCGAGGCGTTCCTCGACTTCCACCGCTCCGTCGTGCTGCGCAAGGTGCGCGGGCTGACCGACGCCGCCGCCACCCGCCGGCTGGTGCCCTCCGCGACCACCCTCGCCGGCCTGGTCAAGCACCTCGCGATCATCGAACGCAACTGGTTCCCGATCCTGCTCGCCCCCGCCCCCGGCGAGCGGTTCCCGACCACCGAGGAGGACGCGGCCGAGAGTTTCGCCCTGGCCGAGGGGGAGACCCTGGAGTCCCTCGTCGAGGCGTACGAGGCGGCCTGCGCCCGCTCCCGGGAGGTGGTCGCCCGGTTCCCGCTGGACCACGTCGTCGGGCAGCCGCAGCTCGGCGAGGTGTCGGTGCGCTGGATCCTGGTCCACATGATCGAGGAGACCGCCCGGCACGCCGGGCACGCCGACATCCTGCGCGAACTGACCGACGGCGAGACCGGCGCGGTCTGA
- a CDS encoding polysaccharide pyruvyl transferase family protein, giving the protein MRDDTGLTIGVLGSYGGRNLGDEAILTGLLADLRQQEPNARIIVFSRNPAHTALAHPDVEAVPWEGVSRVDSAEVLAQLDLLILGGGGILYDREARRYLRVVRVAQERGLPLLTYAVGVGPLNDGVDSGMVRETLAGATEVTVRDQESRMVLEEAGLLNPITVTADPAFLLEPEEFPARLLREEGVPAGRRLVGLSVREPGRAAERLDVDGYHRLIAQIGDFLVQRIDAYVLFVPMERDDIRHSHGVLSHMVAAERGRILHGDYSPRQVLGLMKHFDLAVGMRLHFLIFAAMVGTPFLPLPYAGKVFDLAQRLGVPALRGVEREVEGPLLAEVDRLWDERESRADETARRVADVCEQARGTSQVTRAVLESLRNRTLARMAA; this is encoded by the coding sequence ATGAGGGACGACACCGGACTGACCATCGGTGTGCTCGGTTCGTACGGCGGCCGGAACCTCGGTGACGAGGCGATCCTCACCGGCCTCCTGGCCGACCTGCGCCAGCAGGAGCCGAACGCCCGGATCATCGTCTTCTCCCGCAACCCGGCCCACACCGCCCTCGCCCACCCGGACGTGGAGGCGGTGCCCTGGGAGGGCGTCAGCCGGGTCGACTCCGCCGAGGTGCTGGCCCAGCTCGACCTGCTGATCCTGGGCGGCGGCGGCATCCTCTACGACAGGGAGGCCCGCCGTTACCTGCGGGTCGTCCGGGTCGCCCAGGAACGCGGACTGCCCCTGCTGACGTACGCGGTCGGCGTCGGGCCGCTCAACGACGGGGTGGACAGCGGCATGGTCCGGGAGACGCTGGCCGGGGCGACCGAGGTGACCGTACGGGACCAGGAGTCCCGGATGGTGCTGGAGGAGGCCGGCCTGCTCAACCCGATCACCGTCACCGCCGACCCGGCGTTCCTGCTGGAGCCGGAGGAGTTCCCCGCCCGGCTGCTGCGCGAGGAGGGCGTCCCGGCCGGCCGGCGCCTGGTCGGGCTGAGCGTCCGGGAGCCCGGCCGGGCCGCCGAACGGCTCGACGTCGACGGGTACCACCGGCTGATCGCCCAGATCGGGGACTTCCTGGTGCAGCGGATCGACGCGTACGTGCTCTTCGTGCCGATGGAACGCGACGACATCCGGCACTCGCACGGCGTGCTGTCGCACATGGTCGCCGCCGAGCGGGGCCGGATCCTGCACGGTGACTACTCACCCCGGCAGGTGCTCGGCCTGATGAAGCACTTCGACCTGGCCGTGGGGATGCGGCTGCACTTCCTGATCTTCGCCGCCATGGTGGGCACCCCGTTCCTGCCCCTGCCGTACGCCGGGAAGGTCTTCGACCTGGCCCAGCGGCTCGGGGTGCCGGCGCTGCGCGGCGTGGAACGCGAGGTGGAGGGTCCGCTGCTCGCGGAGGTCGACCGGCTCTGGGACGAACGGGAGTCCCGCGCGGACGAGACCGCCCGGCGCGTCGCCGACGTCTGCGAGCAGGCCCGCGGCACCTCCCAGGTCACCCGCGCGGTGCTGGAGAGCCTGCGCAACCGGACCCTGGCCCGGATGGCCGCCTGA
- a CDS encoding TetR/AcrR family transcriptional regulator, translating to MARNVERRAALADAGLRVLAATGARGLTHRAVDAEAGVPVGTASNYFRSRDALLGALGERIMERFAPDEHRLAELAAREPSLELVTDYVRYIVERTTAQPELTRALIELRLEAVRRPGLARVLGETLRRGYRDDVAFHVAAGLPGGAFEVALLRYAVDGLLLDLLGTSIDAGFDPDEVVSALVSRLLAPAR from the coding sequence GTGGCGAGGAACGTGGAGCGGCGGGCGGCGTTGGCCGACGCGGGGTTGCGGGTGCTGGCGGCGACCGGGGCGCGGGGCCTGACCCACCGCGCCGTCGACGCCGAGGCCGGCGTGCCGGTCGGCACCGCGTCGAACTACTTCCGCTCCCGGGACGCGCTGCTCGGCGCGCTCGGCGAGCGGATCATGGAACGGTTCGCCCCGGACGAGCACCGGCTCGCCGAACTGGCAGCCCGCGAGCCCTCCCTGGAACTGGTCACCGACTACGTGCGCTACATCGTCGAGCGGACCACCGCCCAGCCCGAGCTGACCCGCGCGCTGATCGAGCTGCGGCTGGAGGCCGTCCGCCGCCCCGGGCTGGCCCGCGTCCTCGGGGAGACGCTGCGCCGCGGGTACCGCGACGACGTCGCCTTCCACGTCGCGGCCGGGCTGCCCGGCGGGGCCTTCGAGGTGGCCCTGCTGCGCTACGCGGTGGACGGGCTCCTGCTCGACCTGCTCGGCACCTCCATCGACGCCGGATTCGACCCGGACGAGGTGGTGTCGGCCCTGGTGTCCCGGCTGCTCGCCCCAGCCCGCTGA
- a CDS encoding dihydrofolate reductase family protein yields the protein MRKLVYYIASTLDGFIAAPDGSYDDLPLHDDVRDHLVAHWPQTFPTFLHEHFGIDRPQGRFDAVVMGRHTYDPALKVGVTSPYAHLEQYVFSRSLAPADHPDVEIVAGDPVAFVQELKRQPGGDIWLCGGGRLAGQLLGEVDELVVKLHPVLLGSGIPIVDREFDPRRFRLVETRPFDSGLVVLRYLAR from the coding sequence TTGCGCAAGCTCGTGTACTACATCGCCAGCACCCTCGACGGCTTCATCGCCGCCCCCGACGGGTCGTACGACGACCTCCCGCTCCACGACGACGTCCGGGACCACCTGGTGGCGCACTGGCCCCAGACGTTCCCCACCTTCCTGCACGAGCACTTCGGCATCGACCGGCCCCAGGGCCGCTTCGACGCCGTGGTGATGGGTCGGCACACCTACGACCCGGCGCTGAAGGTCGGCGTCACCAGCCCGTACGCCCACCTGGAGCAGTACGTCTTCTCCCGCTCCCTGGCCCCGGCCGACCACCCGGACGTGGAGATCGTGGCCGGCGACCCGGTCGCGTTCGTGCAGGAGCTGAAGCGGCAGCCCGGCGGGGACATCTGGCTCTGCGGCGGCGGCCGGCTCGCCGGGCAACTGCTCGGCGAGGTGGACGAACTGGTGGTCAAGCTCCACCCGGTCCTGCTCGGCAGCGGCATCCCGATCGTCGACCGGGAGTTCGACCCGCGCCGGTTCCGCCTGGTGGAGACCCGCCCCTTCGACAGCGGGCTGGTCGTCCTGCGCTACCTCGCCAGGTGA